The Rufibacter sp. DG15C region TCAAGGATTGCAAGCCCAGCGCGTGGTAAAGCTTTTTGAGGAGCTCCTCAATTTTCTGACGTTTAACAGGCACCTCTTCCAATTGCAAAGGCACTTCCTCTACCTCGCCACCGGCATACAGGCGTCCTGGCATTTGTTTGTGAAAGTGCTTGATCTTGAAAATACCCATGCCTCTGGTTTTAATGTCCATTTCACCGCCCGGATATTTCTTCTCTATGCTTAGGATTTTAATTTCGGTGCCGTAGTCGGCAACGCCTTTCTCCAGGTACACCGGTATCCCGAAGGTGGTGTCATTGGCCTGGCATTCTGTGACCAGTTGGCGGTAGCGGTGTTCAAAGATGTGCAGATTCAATTTTTCCCCCGGAAAAACGACAATGTTCAATGGAAACAATGGGAGGAATCTACTCATGGTCTAGGTTGGTTACCGCTTCTGTGTACTAATTTA contains the following coding sequences:
- a CDS encoding LON peptidase substrate-binding domain-containing protein — its product is MSRFLPLFPLNIVVFPGEKLNLHIFEHRYRQLVTECQANDTTFGIPVYLEKGVADYGTEIKILSIEKKYPGGEMDIKTRGMGIFKIKHFHKQMPGRLYAGGEVEEVPLQLEEVPVKRQKIEELLKKLYHALGLQSLMLTLAPDFKSFDIAHHLGLSIEQEYQLLICPTEEERFDMILDHLTNILPIILETEQLKERVKLNGHFKHLLPPNF